CGCGCAGCGGGGTCTTGCGCGTCCAGATCGGGTGCTCGCCGTGCCTCGACACCACCTCCACCCGGTCACCGGCCAGTTCGACGGCCTTCCGCAGCACGGTGCGCTCCCGGAACACACCGCGCTCGCGGTCGTGCACGGGCCCAGAACGACTGCGACGCGCCGGCGATCCGCACCGGGCCGACGCACAGCTGCAGGCGCGGTCCGTAGGCGCCGACGTACCGCCAGCGCTTGAGGGGACGCAATGCGCGAAACGCGGGTAACCGCGCGGGATCGAGCCGTCCGTTTCCGTCATTACGCCAGTCCGGTTCGAGCATCGGGCAATCCTGAAGGCGCGACACACCGAAGCACTGACGTATCCCCTAGGGAGAACCGGTGCAGAATTTTCCCGTAGGCGATGTCGATATCCGGCGGGCCGCTTCGACGTATAGGTGAAGGCACCCGCCGACCGGAACGGAGAAAGCGATGTCCCACCCACTCGGACCGCTGGCCGACAACTTCACCGCCTACGCCGTCTACGCCACCGCCCAGACCGAAATGCGGCACGCCTACGCGCTGATCGAGGCCGGGCAGTACCTGGCCGCCGCGGCGGAGATCTCCTCGGCCGCCCGCGCCGCCGAGGTGCTCGCCCGCCGCACCGAACTGCTCGACCCCGAACGCGGACGCCGGTGGCGAAAAGTGGCGTCGACCAGGCACAAGTTCGCCGAACACGCCCGTGCACGCGCGGCGCGGGCCCTGCCGGACGCCGCCTAGACCACCACGCCGTAGTCCGCCAGCTCGACCGATTCGGACTTCTCCTGCATGCCGCCGGTCAGCAGCTTCCGCCACGGCCCGGCCAGCATCGCGCGGGTGACCCCGTTGCGCAGCCGGATGCCGAGCGACGAGGACGGCAGGAACGCCCGCGTACCGCCGGGCATCGGCCGCTGGTTCTCCCGCACGTAGTCCCCCAGCTTCGCCTCGTACGCGGCGAAGGCGACCCGGTGATCCCCTCCCGCCGCGGCCAGTTCGCCCGCCAGCACGTACGCGCCGACCAGCGCCATGCTGGTGCCCATCCCGACCGACCCGCCGAACGCGGCGTCGCCGAGCAGCACCACGCGCCCGCGCGACCAGCCGTCGACCCGCACCTTGGCCGCCCGATCGGTGAAGAAGTCGTCGGCCGCCCACATCCCCCGCAGCAGGTGCGGCACCTCCCACCCGGCCCCGGCGAACGCGTCGGCCACCGCCTGCTTTTGCCCGCTGAAGCCGGTCCGCGGCAGCGGCGGCGTGACGAAGTACAGGTAACCGCGGGCCCCGTGCGGTGTCGGGTAGAGGCTCGCCATGCGCCCGCCGACGCCGTTCGCGGCGGGCAGGTTGAGCATCAGCTGCCAGTCGTCCAGCGAGTCCGGCGCGTCCAGGCCGAAGATCGCCAGCTGGTAGCCGAGATCGGTGACAAACCGCTCTTCCGGCCCGAAGGCCAGCGCGCGCACGTTCGAGTGCAGCCCGTCCGCGCCCACCACCAGGTCGAAGGTCCGCGTGCCCGACCTGGCGAAGGTGACCTCCACCCCGTCGGCGTGCTCGGTGAGGCTGGTGATGGTGTCGTCGAAGAGGTACTCGACCCCGTCCTGCGCGGCCCCGACCAGCAGGCCGACCAGGTCACCGCGCAGGATCTCCAGTTCGGCGATGATGCCGCCGGAGTCGCCGAGCGCCTCGGCGGGGAACTCCACCACCCGGCGGCCCGCCTCGTTCACGTTGGCCATGCCCCGGACGCCGGTGTGCGCGGCCCGCACGGCGTCGAGCAGGCCCATGCGCTCGACGACGGTCCGCGCGGCACCGCGCAGGTCGATCGCCTGCCCGCCGGGCCGGGGCGCCGGGGCGCGCTCGACCACGGTCGGCGCGAACCCGTGGCGGCGCAGCCAGTGGGCCAGCGCCGGGCCGGCGACGCTGGCGCCCGAGATCAGGACGTTCTTCATGGTTTCTCCCCGGTGTTCACCTAGTGCGCTACGTACACTGTACATAGTTACCTGTACGCCCTACATACGTCCAGTACTTAGCCATATTGCTGCGTTATCGCACTAGTGCACAGGGGTGGTGCACTAGGATGGTGGGCGCCCCACCGGAAGGAGTCCCGCGATGAACACCGCGCCGTACGCCCGGATCGTCGACGAGATCAAGGCGCGCATCGACGCGGGCGAGTTGAAGCCGGGCGACCGGGTGCCCTCGACCCGGCAGATCACCCAGGACTGGGGCGTGGCGATGGCCACCGCCACCAAGGTGCTCACCACGCTGCGGCGGGAGGGCCTGGTGCGGGCGGTGCCCGGGGTCGGCACCGTGGTGCGGACCACCGAGGTACCCGCGCCGCCGGTGCGCGCGACCCGTCGCCGGATGGCCGAAGCCGAGTTGAGCCGCGAGGCCGTGGTGCGGCGGGCCATCGAAATCGCCGACACCGAGGGCCTGCGCGCGCTGTCCATGCGCCGGGTGGCCACCGACCTCGGCGCCGCCACCATGTCGCTCTACCGCTACGTCCCCGGCAAGGACGAGCTGGTCCTGCTCATGGCCGACGCCTGCTTCGGCGACCTGCTTTTGCCCGCGGCAGCGCCTCCGGGCTGGCGGGCGCGGTTGGAGGTGGCCGCGCGCACGCAATGGCAGATCTACCGGCGGCACCCGTGGCTGGCCCAGGTCATCTCGATGACGCGCCCGCAGCCGCTGGAGAACCTGCTTCTGCACGCGGAATGGTCGATCAGCGCGCTGCGCGAACTCGACCTGCCCCCTTCGACGGCGCTGTACTTCCACGTCGCCGTGTTCGGTTACGTCCGCGGAGCTGCGGCGAACCTGGAGCCCGAGGCGGAGGCCGAGCGCGAGACCGGGCTGAGCGCGGACGAATGGGTCGAGACGCAGGAGGCCGAGTTCAACCGCATCGTCGCTTCCGGCGCCATCCCGGCCTTCGCCGAACTCGCCGCACAGGACGATTTCGACCTGGACCTGGACATGCTGTTCGAACTGGGCCTGCGCTGGACACTCGACGGCATGGCCGCTTCGATCGAACGCCGCGATTTTCCCCGCTGAAGCTAGTGGCGCACGCCCGCGATTTGGGTGGCCTGGGCGACGAGGCGGTCCTTGCTGTCGAAGGCGTGCGCGACCTCGTCCATCCGGTTGCCGCCGACATCGCCGGCGGTCATGCGGACGCGGATCGGGCCGGGCGCGGGCAGGCGCCGCACGTAGGCGGAGAACTGCACGGTCGGCGCCCAGCCGGACAGGCCGAGGTCGTAGGACACCGGCGGCACCGGGTCCAGGCCGACCAGCAGGCTCAGCGGGTCCCAGTCGGCGCCGTCGGCGAGCCGCTGCCACGTGGAGATCACCCCGCCGCGCACGGGCTTGCCGACCGCGAACCCGGCCACACGCGGGTCGAGCCGCTGGTCGATCACGTTCATCAGGTCCACCTTGAACCCCGCGCCCGGCGCCTCGGCGGGCATGGGCACGCAGTCTTCTTCCGGCGGAAGATCGATCGGCTCGATCCCGGACCACCACGGGTCGGACTCGTCGAGCAGACCCTGCGTGAGCAGAGCTTCCACGCACGGCTTGTCTTTCTGGGCCAGCCGGGCGCGCAGCTGCGTCAGCCCGCGACCGGCCCGCAGCACCTCCACCGTCACCCGCGCGGGCCCGGCGTCGGGCGGCGCGGAGAACGAGCCGCTGACCGCGGTGAGGTGCGGGTGCGCCGGGGACAGCTCGGCAGCGGCCCGGCCGAGCACGGCGAGCAGGTAGCCGCCGTGCAGCTTGCCGCCGACCGACCACTGCGGGTCCAGCTCGGCGTCGAACTCGGTCTCGGAGCGCCGGTCGAGCGCGGTGGCCTCCTGGAAGTTACCCATGGGTTCACATTGACACTGTTAACTTGACGCTGTCAACCTGATCCGGTGGACGGGAAACGGCAACGGGCGAACGCGGGCGACGGCGAGAAGCTGCGGGAGGAAATCCTCGAAGCCGCCGAGGCGCTGCTGATCGAAGCCGGTACCGAAGAGGCGCTGACCCTGCGTGCCGTGGCCCGCCGGGTCGGCGTCACCACTCCCTCGGTCTACCTGCATTTCGCGGGCAAAAGCGCGTTGCTCGAAGCCGTCTGCCTGCGGGTTTGGCGCGAACTGGCGGCGCGGATGCGCGACTACGCCGGCGGCGTCGACGACCCGCTGCGCGCGCTCGGCCGGTGCGGGCGGGTGTACGCGAACTTCGCGCTCGACCACCCGGTGCAGTACCGCGTGCTGATGATGCGCCCGACCAACGGCCTCTCACCCGGCGCCGACGCGTGCTTCCGGCACATCGCGAAGGCCGCCGCGGCCTGCGTGGACGCCGGGATCATGCGCGGCGATCCGGAGACGCTGACGGTCGGCCTGTGGTCGGCGCTGCACGGGTGCGTGACCCTGCTGATCGCGCACCCGGAGTTCGCCTGGCCCGCCGACCGGGACGCGTTGATCGACGGCACCATCCGCATGGCCGGGTTCGGCAGCGTGCTCGCCTCCCGCATCCCGCGCGAGGCCACTCCGTCCAGCGAGGCGCTTTCCGCCGGTCTCGACGCACTCACCAGGGAGTGGCGCGAGCACTAGGCTGACGGCGTGACCGAACCCGAGCAGGATCGGCTCGCCCCCGCGAAAACGTGGCTCGAACAGGGCCGGTACGACCGCGCGCTGGCCGAGCTGGACCGCTTCCGCTGGCGCGACGAGGTCGACTCCACCTATCTGCGGGCGCTGGCGCTCTGGCTGAACGACCAGGACGCCGACGCCGTCAAAGCGGCTTCCGCGGGCATAAGACGGTTCGGCCCGCACGCGCCGCTGCTCAGCGTGCTCGGGCAGGCGTACCACTCGCTCGGCAAGCTGCCGAAGGCCGAGCGCGCCCTGCTGGACGCGCTCGCGCTGAGCCCCGACGACACCCATCTGCTCTGCGCCTACGCCCGCGTCTGCATCGACGCAGGTCAGCTGCGAAAAGCCGCCGACCTGCTGGATCGCGCCGCCCCCGCCGCCGACGTCACCCGCCGCACCCGCGACCTGCTTCTGCGGGCGAAAGCAGCCGACGAGGAGGAGCGGCGGGTGGAGCGGCATCCGTTGTTGCGGCCGCTCGCGCCGCTCAACCGGTTCGGCCCGATCAAAACGTGGATCGGGGTCATCGTGCTCATTTTCTGCCTGCGCATGCTCGGGCTGACGCCGCTCGCGGTGCTGCTCGGCGTCACTTGGTTCGCCTACGCGCTCTACTCCTGGTTCGCACCCACGCTGGTTCGCCGCCTGGTTCGCCGGAAACTAGGCCACTAACTGACCTACATGCTTCCTACGGTTGCTCCATGAGCACCGAGATCAAGCCCTTCCGCATCGAAATCCCCCAGGCCGACCTCGACGACCTGCGTGACCGACTGGCCCGCACGCGCTGGCCCCGGCAGTTGCCCGGCGCCGAGTGGAGCCGGGGCGTGCCGGTCGACTACCTCCGCGAACTGGCCGAATACTGGCGCGATGGCTTCGACTGGCGGGCCCAGGAGGCGAGATTCAACGAGTTCCCGCAGTTCCTGACCGAAATCGACGGCCAGCCGATCCACTTCTTCCATCTCCGGTCGGCCAGGCCGGACGCGCTCCCGCTGCTGCTCACGCACAGCTGGCCGAACTCGTTCGCGGAGTTCGCCGAGGTGCTCGGGCCGTTGTCGGCGGACTTCCACGTGGTCGTGCCTTCGCTGCCCGGCTTCGGTTTCTCTCCGCTGGTCGAACCTGAGTGGGGACTCGAGAAGATCGCGAAGACGTGGGCGAAGCTGATGAGCCGCCTCGGTTACCAGCGCTACGGCGCGCACGGCAACGACGCCGGCGCACTGGTGTCGCCGCAGCTCGCGCTGGTCGACACCGAGCACGTGGCCGGCGTGCACATCACCGGCGGCCTCGGCATCACCGAGGAAATGCTGGCCGAATGGGGCGTGGGCGGCAGCGGGTACGGCGAATACCTCGCCGCGCGGCCGCAAACGCTTGCCTACGGCTGGCACGATTCGCCGGTCGCGCAGCTGGCCTACCTGGTCGAGCGGTTCAAGGAGTTCGACGGCTGGCACCAGGCGGGCAGCACCGAGCCGATCGAGCGGGACCGGATCCTGACCAACGCGAGCGTCTACTGGCTGACCGAGACCGGCGCGTCCTCGGCGTGGCCGTACTACACGGCTTCGGCAGGCCTGCCGGTCGACCAGGCGCTGGTGCCGACGGGTGTCTCCCACGGCGGCCCCGACGAATTCCGCCAGGTCGCCGCGGCGAAGAACAACATCGTGCACTGGGCGAACCGGGACAGCGGGGGCAGCCACATGATCGCCATGGCGGCGCCGGAGTCGATCGTCGCCGACCTGCGGGAGTTCTTCGGCGCGCTCAGCTAGGCAAACTGCCCAGGATTTCGGTGATGGCCAGGGTGTTCTGGTACTCGCGCCAGAGCACCACCCGGCCGTCGCGGACCTGGAGCACGCCGATGAAGGCGGCCGAGGCGGGCCGGTCGGTCGGTCGGTCGGTCGGTCGGTCGGGAGCACGGTGCCAGCCAGTTCGTACTCGACCACGATCTTCTCCGGATCGGTCGTCTCGTGGACCGTCACGTTGCGGCACTCCTCGAACCGGAAGGGCAGCTCACCGCGGGTGCGTTCGGCGAAGGCGAGGAAGTCGGCCTTGT
The genomic region above belongs to Amycolatopsis sp. YIM 10 and contains:
- a CDS encoding epoxide hydrolase family protein — encoded protein: MSTEIKPFRIEIPQADLDDLRDRLARTRWPRQLPGAEWSRGVPVDYLRELAEYWRDGFDWRAQEARFNEFPQFLTEIDGQPIHFFHLRSARPDALPLLLTHSWPNSFAEFAEVLGPLSADFHVVVPSLPGFGFSPLVEPEWGLEKIAKTWAKLMSRLGYQRYGAHGNDAGALVSPQLALVDTEHVAGVHITGGLGITEEMLAEWGVGGSGYGEYLAARPQTLAYGWHDSPVAQLAYLVERFKEFDGWHQAGSTEPIERDRILTNASVYWLTETGASSAWPYYTASAGLPVDQALVPTGVSHGGPDEFRQVAAAKNNIVHWANRDSGGSHMIAMAAPESIVADLREFFGALS
- a CDS encoding TetR/AcrR family transcriptional regulator C-terminal domain-containing protein, translating into MNTAPYARIVDEIKARIDAGELKPGDRVPSTRQITQDWGVAMATATKVLTTLRREGLVRAVPGVGTVVRTTEVPAPPVRATRRRMAEAELSREAVVRRAIEIADTEGLRALSMRRVATDLGAATMSLYRYVPGKDELVLLMADACFGDLLLPAAAPPGWRARLEVAARTQWQIYRRHPWLAQVISMTRPQPLENLLLHAEWSISALRELDLPPSTALYFHVAVFGYVRGAAANLEPEAEAERETGLSADEWVETQEAEFNRIVASGAIPAFAELAAQDDFDLDLDMLFELGLRWTLDGMAASIERRDFPR
- a CDS encoding tetratricopeptide repeat protein encodes the protein MTEPEQDRLAPAKTWLEQGRYDRALAELDRFRWRDEVDSTYLRALALWLNDQDADAVKAASAGIRRFGPHAPLLSVLGQAYHSLGKLPKAERALLDALALSPDDTHLLCAYARVCIDAGQLRKAADLLDRAAPAADVTRRTRDLLLRAKAADEEERRVERHPLLRPLAPLNRFGPIKTWIGVIVLIFCLRMLGLTPLAVLLGVTWFAYALYSWFAPTLVRRLVRRKLGH
- a CDS encoding TetR/AcrR family transcriptional regulator, which gives rise to MDGKRQRANAGDGEKLREEILEAAEALLIEAGTEEALTLRAVARRVGVTTPSVYLHFAGKSALLEAVCLRVWRELAARMRDYAGGVDDPLRALGRCGRVYANFALDHPVQYRVLMMRPTNGLSPGADACFRHIAKAAAACVDAGIMRGDPETLTVGLWSALHGCVTLLIAHPEFAWPADRDALIDGTIRMAGFGSVLASRIPREATPSSEALSAGLDALTREWREH
- a CDS encoding FAD-dependent monooxygenase, which gives rise to MKNVLISGASVAGPALAHWLRRHGFAPTVVERAPAPRPGGQAIDLRGAARTVVERMGLLDAVRAAHTGVRGMANVNEAGRRVVEFPAEALGDSGGIIAELEILRGDLVGLLVGAAQDGVEYLFDDTITSLTEHADGVEVTFARSGTRTFDLVVGADGLHSNVRALAFGPEERFVTDLGYQLAIFGLDAPDSLDDWQLMLNLPAANGVGGRMASLYPTPHGARGYLYFVTPPLPRTGFSGQKQAVADAFAGAGWEVPHLLRGMWAADDFFTDRAAKVRVDGWSRGRVVLLGDAAFGGSVGMGTSMALVGAYVLAGELAAAGGDHRVAFAAYEAKLGDYVRENQRPMPGGTRAFLPSSSLGIRLRNGVTRAMLAGPWRKLLTGGMQEKSESVELADYGVVV
- a CDS encoding thioesterase family protein — encoded protein: MGNFQEATALDRRSETEFDAELDPQWSVGGKLHGGYLLAVLGRAAAELSPAHPHLTAVSGSFSAPPDAGPARVTVEVLRAGRGLTQLRARLAQKDKPCVEALLTQGLLDESDPWWSGIEPIDLPPEEDCVPMPAEAPGAGFKVDLMNVIDQRLDPRVAGFAVGKPVRGGVISTWQRLADGADWDPLSLLVGLDPVPPVSYDLGLSGWAPTVQFSAYVRRLPAPGPIRVRMTAGDVGGNRMDEVAHAFDSKDRLVAQATQIAGVRH